A single genomic interval of Pyrus communis chromosome 7, drPyrComm1.1, whole genome shotgun sequence harbors:
- the LOC137741035 gene encoding peroxidase 55, producing the protein MKLWRRGLFFVLVMMFMQGKESEGQLVENFYSASCPNVESIVNQAVSRKRDQTIITLAATLRLFFHDCFVEGCDASIIIANGDAEKDFADNLSLAGDGFDTVIKAKQAVEAQCPGVVSCADILAVAARDCVVLAGGPSFPVELGRRDGLISKTSRVAGNLPEPTFNLNQLTTMFAIHNLSLTDVIALSGAHTLGFSHCNRFSDRLYNFSSSSPVDPSLNPDYAKQLMATCPKVVDPNIVMTLDPDTSFTFDNAYYRNLVAGKGLLSSDQVLFSDSASRSTVLNFANNADNFNGAFVTAMRKLGRVGVKTGNQGEIRRDCTTFNS; encoded by the exons atgaagttATGGAGGAGAGGGTTGTTTTTTGTGTTGGTTATGATGTTTATGCAGGGAAAGGAATCAGAGGGACAGTTAGTAGAAAACTTCTACAGCGCTAGTTGTCCAAATGTTGAATCCATAGTGAACCAGGCAGTCTCTCGGAAAAGAGATCAAACGATTATCACACTCGCGGCGACTCTGCGATTATTTTTCCATGACTGCTTTGTTGAG GGATGCGATGCGTCGATCATTATTGCTAACGGGGACGCAGAGAAGGATTTTGCCGATAATCTTTCATTAGCAGGAGACGGGTTTGACACCGTGATCAAGGCAAAGCAAGCAGTGGAAGCACAATGCCCTGGCGTCGTGTCTTGCGCTGACATTCTGGCTGTTGCTGCCCGCGACTGTGTAGTCCTT GCAGGAGGCCCTTCATTCCCTGTGGAATTGGGACGCCGCGATGGACTCATCTCGAAAACTTCCCGTGTGGCTGGGAACTTGCCAGAACCGACCTTTAATCTCAACCAACTCACCACCATGTTTGCCATACACAATCTTTCCCTAACGGATGTCATTGCGTTGTCTGGAGCACATACTCTTGGCTTTTCACACTGCAATCGCTTCTCAGACCGCCTCTACAACTTCTCGTCGTCCTCTCCTGTCGACCCTTCTCTGAATCCTGACTACGCCAAGCAGTTGATGGCAACCTGCCCCAAAGTGGTAGACCCCAACATTGTCATGACCTTGGATCCTGACACTTCCTTCACATTTGACAACGCTTATTACAGAAACTTGGTTGCCGGGAAAGGGTTGTTGAGTTCAGACCAGGTTCTATTCTCTGACTCCGCATCTCGGTCTACTGTCCTCAATTTCGCTAACAACGCAGATAACTTCAACGGAGCGTTTGTCACCGCCATGAGGAAGCTCGGAAGGGTCGGCGTCAAGACTGGTAATCAAGGGGAGATCAGGAGAGACTGCACCACCTTCAATTCATGA
- the LOC137740286 gene encoding uncharacterized protein — protein MASMDVEEAQLGFPHWKPLRRKFAPESPFFASGNIERELLAKQIALDLTEDEKHQLREMVDGEGRGCFCPIVGCGARLSSLEDFEDHYNARHTASCSVCSRAYPTSRLLSIHVSEAHDSFFQAKVARGYLMYECLVEGCGLKFKNYKSRQQHLVDKHKFPTSFEFFKKALPSKKQRQKNQRRQASSKKAESSSMQVDNETMDGLVSGVSKLSTSDSTPSAISFGRRPTRGMTFVPRAVQREKKPDST, from the exons ATGGCGTCGATGGATGTAGAAGAAGCACAATTAGGGTTTCCGCACTGGAAACCCCTCCGTCGGAAGTTCGCTCCCGAATCTCCTTTCTTCGCATCTGGAAACATCGAGAGGGAACTGCTCGCCAAACAG ATTGCGTTGGATTTAACGGAAGACGAAAAGCATCAGCTTCGAGAAATGGTAGATGGGGAAGGCAG GGGGTGTTTCTGTCCGATTGTTGGTTGCGGTGCTCGCTTGAGTTCCTTGGAGGACTTTGAAGATCACTACAATGCACGGCACACTGCGTCGTGTTCTGTGTGCTCTAGAGCCTACCCAACGTCACGGTTGCTCAGCATACATGTATCTGAAGCACACGATTCTTTCTTTCAGGCAAAAGTTGCACGCGGCTATCTCATG TATGAATGCCTTGTGGAAGGCTGTGGTTTGAAGTTCAAGAACTACAAAAGTCGGCAGCAACATCTGGTGGACAAGCATAAATTCCCCACttcatttgagtttttcaaGAAGGCTCTTCCTTCAAAAAAACAGAGGCAGAAGAACCAACGCAGACAAGCTAGTTCGAAGAAGGCAGAGTCATCTAGTATGCAAGTAGATAACGAAACCATGGATGGCCTTGTTTCTGGCGTCTCCAAATTAAGCACATCAGACTCGACCCCTTCAGCCATCAGCTTTGGTCGTAGACCCACTCGTGGCATGACATTCGTCCCAAGAGCTGTTCAACGTGAGAAAAAACCGGACTCCACATAA